Proteins encoded in a region of the Triticum dicoccoides isolate Atlit2015 ecotype Zavitan chromosome 3A, WEW_v2.0, whole genome shotgun sequence genome:
- the LOC119273770 gene encoding uncharacterized protein LOC119273770 has translation MPGFHVYPQASRLYGECSPDVSVVAPSTPTPAPIDLNATPVAGGSSLGGARKRARQMPTDVLPDARNLFEGMPAAGDKDYMHNLIFKGGAPTAGYDPDETQSQDGHGAFTPAAGYDNDQAAFMRDQVGMDLDGFPLDHEFPDDYGQEEEDECNIEVEPLFEDELGNQAAGPKPKRKSKRTKT, from the coding sequence ATGCCCGGCTTCCACGTGtacccgcaggcctcccgcctctACGGGGAGTGCTCGCCCGACGTGAGCGTGGTGGCGCCTTCCACGCCCACGCCCGcacccatcgacctcaacgccacaccGGTGGCCGGTGGCTCGTCATTGGGAGGCGCAAGGAAACGCGCGAGGCAGATGCCGACCGACGTGCTACCGGACGCCCGCAACCTCTTCGAGGGAATGCCGGCCGCCGGCGACAAGGACTACATGCATAACCTCATCTTCAAGGGCGGTGCGCCGACCGCTGGCTACGATcccgacgagacacaaagccaggacggccACGGGGCATTCACGCCGGCCGCTGGCTATGATAACGATCAAGCGGCtttcatgcgtgatcaggtcggcatGGACCTGGACGGCTTCCCACTTGACCACGAGTTTCCGGACGACTACgggcaagaggaagaggacgagtgcaACATCGAAGTGGAGCCTTTGTTTGAGGACGAGCTCGGCAACCAAGCCGCTGGGCCgaagccgaagcgcaagagcaagcggaCGAAGACATAA